A window of the Listeria swaminathanii genome harbors these coding sequences:
- a CDS encoding pentapeptide repeat-containing protein, which translates to MSRKLKKELRNRWYSELDFEINRSLKKENWRDKTTRNARWSQHPFGQTDSGKIDFRGFSFREPSKYHQLFNMDFSYSYSLHEITEGYGMSRGGSFSYSIMEGCLFIHAEMPANLSEKFTDCDFSNAVFVSTRINADFISCNFTNAKMKDVLVGAKFINCDFTKANLTKSAIQRCYFENCIFEDTKFSRTNISGSTFVNARPSDAQIAKCSSADNLKFL; encoded by the coding sequence ATGAGTAGAAAATTAAAGAAAGAACTAAGAAATCGTTGGTATTCCGAGCTTGATTTTGAAATTAATCGTAGTCTGAAAAAAGAGAATTGGAGAGATAAAACGACACGCAACGCTCGTTGGTCTCAGCATCCCTTTGGACAAACCGATAGTGGCAAAATAGATTTTCGGGGTTTTTCTTTTAGGGAGCCTTCCAAATATCACCAATTATTCAATATGGATTTCTCTTATTCGTATTCACTGCACGAGATTACGGAAGGGTATGGCATGTCCCGAGGTGGGAGTTTCAGTTATTCAATAATGGAAGGATGCCTTTTTATTCATGCCGAAATGCCAGCTAATCTTTCTGAAAAATTTACGGATTGTGATTTTAGTAATGCAGTTTTTGTCTCAACAAGAATAAATGCCGATTTTATTTCGTGTAACTTTACTAATGCTAAGATGAAGGATGTTTTAGTAGGAGCCAAGTTTATTAATTGTGATTTTACGAAAGCAAACTTAACAAAATCAGCTATTCAAAGGTGCTATTTTGAAAATTGCATTTTTGAAGACACGAAGTTTTCTAGAACAAATATATCCGGCAGCACATTTGTGAACGCAAGACCTTCAGATGCTCAAATTGCCAAGTGTTCTTCTGCTGATAACTTAAAATTTTTATAA
- a CDS encoding SUKH-3 domain-containing protein, with protein MNYTFDERVTNILRKNGWYSDRFININNFRRILEEKNYYLNQGAEKFLSNLGGLIITHEAYSDINDTDVSGFDPTKPAAWLDPKWVKECYEDIIKEKLCPVGVGFSEHMVFFVSESGGFYGGYDDYFCLIGDSVESGLLNLFNDHNFISLN; from the coding sequence ATGAACTATACATTTGATGAACGGGTGACTAACATACTACGGAAAAACGGATGGTATTCCGATAGATTTATAAATATTAATAACTTTCGTCGTATTCTAGAGGAGAAAAACTATTATTTGAATCAAGGTGCGGAGAAATTTTTAAGTAATCTAGGTGGACTAATAATAACGCATGAAGCTTACTCTGACATTAATGATACGGATGTTTCGGGATTTGATCCTACGAAACCTGCAGCATGGTTGGATCCAAAGTGGGTAAAAGAATGTTATGAGGATATCATTAAAGAAAAGTTATGCCCAGTTGGAGTTGGATTTTCAGAGCATATGGTCTTTTTCGTTTCCGAATCTGGTGGTTTTTATGGCGGCTATGATGACTATTTTTGCTTAATAGGTGACAGTGTGGAGAGTGGGTTGTTGAACTTATTTAATGATCATAATTTTATTAGTTTGAATTAG
- a CDS encoding Imm51 family immunity protein, with translation MEKYVKIVKIEDNLSFCLNISTEKLIAIGEKMNEMNEDAYMHGYNWEAFLNYYLAKHAPDVLEGMGSDPEAGMYVAYYTLSPETEARAEKLVQIITNLIENEELLYQIVKNEGNQIDWDN, from the coding sequence ATGGAAAAATACGTAAAAATAGTAAAAATCGAGGATAATCTATCATTTTGCCTTAACATTAGCACGGAGAAGTTGATTGCAATTGGCGAGAAAATGAATGAAATGAACGAAGATGCTTATATGCATGGCTATAATTGGGAAGCATTTTTGAATTATTATTTAGCTAAGCATGCCCCAGATGTATTAGAAGGAATGGGCTCTGATCCGGAAGCAGGAATGTATGTGGCATATTACACGCTATCGCCTGAAACAGAAGCCCGAGCAGAAAAACTTGTCCAAATAATTACGAATCTCATTGAAAATGAAGAACTGCTCTATCAAATAGTTAAAAATGAAGGCAATCAGATTGATTGGGATAATTAA